In a genomic window of Ruminococcus albus 7 = DSM 20455:
- a CDS encoding DUF370 domain-containing protein, whose product MIAKISNDFIINTDEIRFILSCKSNSAKEIASNAKKNNTLINATKGKATKSIIVLKNNEVISSDYNPDTLFNKFSMTVNSNINDK is encoded by the coding sequence ATGATAGCTAAGATCAGTAATGATTTTATCATTAACACAGACGAGATACGTTTTATTCTTTCCTGCAAATCAAATTCGGCAAAAGAAATTGCATCAAACGCTAAGAAAAACAATACGTTGATCAATGCTACAAAAGGGAAGGCAACTAAAAGTATCATAGTTCTTAAAAACAATGAAGTTATCTCTTCGGATTATAACCCTGATACATTATTTAATAAATTTTCGATGACAGTTAACAGCAACATCAATGATAAATAA
- a CDS encoding leucine-rich repeat protein, translated as MKFKNIFSGLVSALMLSANSMSITTYADVSEAKQWGDNASYVIDYDTATVTITGKGKLKNTDTAGNYDSPFKGDTFIEKVVISEGITSLCNNAFNGCANLKEVDLPDSLEFIGRNAFTGTELFNSQIKEKSNELIMVDNWVVDFSKKGEDITELVIPDGCVGIGTEAFKKLIVGIDLFYRTKSIENIVFPNTLKYINYGAFNESEMKLTSLELPTENDLYIDDYAFSNAFSDNVNDTVKALDIDIPGNVKGIGAFAFSGNKRLQGVTLNDGLRTLSHNAFDGCSISEQVVIPDSLERLGNGAFKNTPFEKQFDSSAEKALYLGNWLYKINGNNPSYIDIREGTLGIADSPGIPVTAEFKLPSTLKYIGSNAFAGQKKEKILLPESIEAIYPSAFENSGIKAINFPNGLKYIGSKAFKGCKGITKAVIPESVEFIGDGAFSGLNNSNNGTTVIVYSKNCIIEQIEYVNVYAINYALDFNYIVGYKGSTAEEYSNKYATVQHPYMQEDVYYRTFKPLLFGDVNTDSVINVSDITKIAAHIKGKKLLDENAQKFADVNGDGVINVSDITKIAAHIKGKKLLTQ; from the coding sequence ATGAAATTCAAAAACATATTCTCAGGACTTGTTTCAGCGTTAATGCTGAGCGCAAATTCAATGAGCATAACAACTTATGCAGACGTTTCAGAAGCGAAGCAGTGGGGCGATAACGCAAGTTATGTCATTGATTATGATACGGCAACAGTAACAATAACAGGAAAAGGTAAGCTTAAAAACACCGATACTGCAGGAAATTACGATTCACCTTTTAAAGGAGATACGTTTATTGAAAAAGTCGTTATCAGTGAAGGCATTACTTCACTATGCAATAATGCTTTTAACGGCTGTGCAAATCTAAAGGAGGTAGATCTCCCCGATAGCCTTGAATTTATAGGCAGAAACGCATTTACCGGGACTGAACTGTTTAACAGCCAGATAAAGGAAAAATCTAATGAGTTAATAATGGTAGATAACTGGGTAGTTGATTTTTCAAAGAAAGGTGAAGATATTACTGAACTTGTCATTCCGGATGGATGTGTAGGAATAGGTACAGAAGCCTTCAAAAAGCTGATAGTAGGAATAGATCTTTTTTACAGAACTAAAAGTATAGAAAATATAGTTTTCCCCAATACTCTCAAATACATTAATTATGGTGCTTTTAATGAATCTGAGATGAAACTTACAAGTCTGGAACTGCCTACTGAAAATGATCTGTATATAGACGATTATGCATTCAGTAATGCTTTTAGTGATAATGTTAATGATACTGTAAAGGCATTAGATATTGATATTCCCGGAAACGTAAAAGGAATCGGCGCCTTTGCTTTTAGTGGAAACAAGAGATTGCAAGGTGTTACTTTGAATGATGGTCTCCGTACATTATCTCATAATGCTTTTGATGGATGTTCGATATCAGAACAAGTAGTTATTCCTGATTCTCTTGAAAGACTGGGAAACGGAGCATTCAAGAATACACCGTTTGAAAAGCAATTTGACTCATCAGCTGAAAAGGCACTTTATCTTGGAAACTGGCTTTATAAAATCAATGGCAATAACCCATCTTATATAGACATTCGAGAAGGTACCCTCGGTATAGCTGATTCTCCCGGGATACCCGTAACTGCCGAATTCAAGCTACCCTCTACACTGAAATACATAGGTTCAAATGCTTTTGCGGGACAAAAAAAGGAAAAAATACTTCTTCCCGAAAGCATTGAAGCTATCTATCCAAGTGCATTTGAAAATTCCGGAATAAAAGCAATAAATTTTCCTAATGGTTTAAAATATATAGGTTCAAAAGCATTCAAAGGATGTAAAGGCATAACTAAGGCGGTGATTCCTGAAAGCGTTGAATTTATAGGTGATGGCGCTTTTTCGGGTTTGAACAACTCCAACAACGGAACAACAGTTATTGTATACTCCAAAAATTGCATCATTGAACAGATAGAGTATGTAAATGTATACGCAATTAACTATGCGTTGGACTTTAATTATATTGTTGGCTATAAGGGCAGCACAGCAGAAGAATATTCGAATAAATACGCAACGGTTCAACATCCGTATATGCAGGAAGACGTATATTATCGTACATTCAAACCGCTACTCTTCGGAGATGTAAATACTGATAGCGTTATAAACGTAAGCGACATTACTAAGATTGCAGCGCATATAAAAGGGAAAAAACTTCTCGATGAAAACGCCCAGAAATTTGCCGATGTAAATGGTGATGGAGTGATCAACGTCAGCGATATAACAAAAATCGCTGCACATATTAAAGGTAAGAAATTACTGACACAATAA
- a CDS encoding AAA family ATPase: MINLSMPIYAANMKFPDEYISGNPGSTTIKTGATGAPGVGNSKKMPRVHKSKFSNVFTILVGIVKEEIKVACAVCGSDKIYAEINEKPVVFNNGELSSIETLSPKDIVAAATVYYMTNADPDYEEFQETAKKVISDIRSSGKANYEDALLLCDSFYYTAKNKLSQDPASGSPAFIDGEPLSDESIKEMGRFFKPNISNDFPANTSIFSAIDFKEKATISESEKTTIVDIISRCKSGEFILPYEWSADDRQLIPSLSFLDLYIPSEDFEDALITMHRAGTKIIQNMDLGKTGENAIGNYGKCFAFIGKPGTGKSTMSKALCAALGMPYYPCTTTRYSEEDEYQGKLKISSSEETSSAAYTGSSSNFKFCETPFLKGFERGGIVVLEEFNLADPGMLMGAIGQAIEKPFIIEKDGYLPTVRHPLCMICVTCNIGTQGSQMPSEALFSRTPHVFEIDDPADEQFVKILGKQTEDVSEKQIKTVYSTYRKVLDWLKTENMPELIKVLTLRHCLAALDQIAAGISTKKALQRTLVNPLKVYAPDVAEDVKVGIIDIIK, translated from the coding sequence ATGATCAACTTATCAATGCCTATTTATGCAGCTAATATGAAATTTCCCGATGAATACATATCAGGAAACCCGGGCTCTACAACAATTAAGACCGGAGCGACAGGTGCTCCCGGAGTCGGTAATTCAAAAAAAATGCCAAGGGTTCATAAATCAAAATTTTCAAACGTTTTCACCATTTTGGTGGGAATAGTAAAAGAAGAAATAAAAGTTGCCTGCGCTGTTTGCGGGAGTGACAAAATATACGCAGAAATCAACGAAAAGCCTGTAGTATTCAATAATGGAGAATTATCTTCAATAGAAACACTCTCTCCAAAAGATATTGTAGCAGCTGCTACAGTTTATTATATGACAAATGCAGACCCTGATTACGAAGAATTTCAAGAGACAGCAAAAAAAGTAATTAGTGATATCAGATCTTCTGGAAAAGCAAATTATGAAGACGCATTATTGCTATGTGATTCTTTTTATTACACAGCCAAAAACAAACTAAGTCAGGATCCTGCTTCAGGCTCACCGGCATTTATAGATGGAGAACCACTCAGCGATGAAAGCATAAAAGAAATGGGTAGGTTCTTTAAACCTAACATTTCAAACGACTTCCCGGCAAATACATCTATTTTTTCAGCAATCGATTTTAAAGAGAAAGCTACTATATCAGAATCCGAAAAAACAACAATAGTAGATATAATATCAAGATGCAAATCAGGAGAATTCATTCTTCCTTATGAATGGAGCGCTGACGACAGACAGCTCATTCCTTCTCTAAGTTTCCTTGATTTGTATATCCCTAGTGAAGATTTTGAGGACGCACTGATCACTATGCACAGAGCCGGAACAAAAATCATCCAAAATATGGATCTCGGTAAAACAGGAGAAAACGCAATCGGCAATTACGGTAAATGCTTCGCTTTTATCGGGAAGCCCGGTACAGGTAAATCAACCATGAGCAAAGCTCTATGCGCTGCATTAGGCATGCCCTACTATCCATGTACAACAACAAGATACTCCGAGGAAGATGAATATCAGGGAAAACTTAAAATATCATCGTCCGAAGAAACATCCTCAGCAGCATATACAGGTTCAAGCAGTAACTTTAAGTTCTGTGAAACACCATTCCTTAAAGGCTTCGAACGGGGAGGAATAGTAGTACTTGAAGAATTCAATTTGGCCGATCCCGGTATGCTCATGGGTGCCATAGGACAAGCAATCGAGAAACCCTTTATCATCGAAAAAGACGGATACTTGCCAACTGTAAGACATCCTCTGTGCATGATCTGTGTGACATGTAACATTGGCACACAAGGCTCTCAGATGCCGTCTGAAGCACTTTTCTCAAGAACGCCACACGTATTTGAGATCGATGATCCGGCGGATGAACAATTCGTAAAGATCCTCGGCAAACAGACCGAGGATGTATCAGAAAAGCAGATAAAAACTGTATACAGCACTTATAGGAAGGTTCTGGACTGGTTGAAAACCGAAAATATGCCGGAACTTATAAAGGTACTAACTCTCAGACATTGCCTTGCAGCCCTCGATCAGATTGCGGCAGGGATCTCAACAAAAAAAGCACTTCAAAGGACTTTAGTAAATCCCTTGAAGGTTTATGCTCCAGATGTCGCAGAGGATGTAAAAGTCGGAATAATCGATATAATAAAGTAA
- a CDS encoding cobaltochelatase CobT-related protein has translation MNEKSKTELLRFWNGYFKKLSKIDSMIVGKKIAVKRCDDSLAYTTTKKDKRIISINPFSPSVPEYLVNAKRFINGLNIHEVGHQRFSDFDAHNNFIKIMETASNINFTNWLKKYDYPPLELSRAYTKKEVSLFHRIWNIIEDTSIEYWTYETTGGEFPNDLRFTVTSTYELGPSLEEYDDPFSQVCAAMLQYGDIGLLKGKFTFPEARKMFLEIQPSYDEAIEEGDAKKRILIAYFVFEKLKVFWEPLLKQQELMEELLKNLAHDLARQGKGTHSSDASSASPGEKSEDEIKKKEKKESRKKRTIEMTKKELEKLLKNLEKNDDNSEGEEVTIKIIDDDNEPEEKEDAESNGNSGSVSSKNDSTNDENGDSNNGIKSESTDNEDHCKSNSSDKSDENKSDGAEDSNIKDEPADNDSSDEAKAENDESNEKEAANDSSKKDSEVDENDNTSGSNDLVMENFDVESINTDLEDDDIWEDVEISPEEIDRINEEIDEIISNEIIFEKKNINDDKLIDFPDIQGRGFTKAKCKNVVLDGTSSSLSTAYENEVSCIAGDIDKLAEKLKRASAKPNTVKTRRSSGRLSVDRYSRFDAHPTTKLFDKRRTAGENDLAVFISVDESGSMSCGRRSNSARRAAIGIAEACAKAKIPLYIMGFTADIDGYEAYHLHYVRWKNTIDERYSLMNISARMNNFDGYSIRYASRLLQKRTEKNKLLIVISDGQPAAQAYRNYSNIGVADTKDAVRQATADGLVVHGIAIGGTDDEVLKEIYGVNFTENDNLSDLLRDFGSAILKQLIKER, from the coding sequence ATGAATGAAAAATCAAAGACGGAACTTTTAAGATTCTGGAATGGATATTTTAAAAAGCTATCGAAAATAGATAGTATGATAGTAGGAAAAAAAATCGCTGTCAAAAGATGTGACGATTCTTTAGCCTACACTACAACAAAAAAAGACAAACGAATTATTTCCATTAATCCTTTTAGTCCGAGTGTACCGGAGTATCTGGTGAATGCAAAAAGATTCATAAACGGGCTGAACATTCATGAGGTCGGACACCAAAGATTCTCGGATTTTGATGCTCACAACAACTTTATAAAAATAATGGAGACTGCATCCAACATAAATTTCACTAACTGGCTTAAGAAATACGATTACCCCCCGTTGGAACTCTCCAGGGCTTATACAAAAAAGGAGGTATCTTTATTCCATCGTATATGGAATATAATCGAAGATACTTCTATAGAGTATTGGACATACGAAACTACAGGCGGCGAATTTCCTAACGATCTTCGCTTTACCGTAACATCAACTTATGAATTAGGCCCGAGCCTGGAAGAGTACGATGATCCATTTAGCCAAGTTTGTGCCGCAATGCTGCAGTACGGAGATATAGGATTACTCAAAGGAAAATTTACATTTCCCGAAGCAAGAAAAATGTTTCTGGAAATTCAACCATCATACGATGAAGCTATCGAAGAAGGAGACGCAAAAAAGCGCATTTTAATCGCTTATTTTGTCTTCGAGAAGCTAAAGGTTTTCTGGGAACCACTCCTTAAGCAACAAGAGTTAATGGAAGAGCTGCTTAAAAATCTGGCTCATGATCTTGCTCGACAAGGTAAAGGTACACATTCATCAGATGCCTCAAGTGCATCACCGGGCGAAAAAAGCGAAGATGAAATCAAAAAGAAAGAAAAGAAGGAATCAAGAAAAAAAAGAACGATCGAGATGACTAAAAAGGAACTTGAAAAACTTCTTAAAAATCTCGAAAAAAATGACGATAACTCTGAAGGAGAAGAAGTTACCATCAAAATCATCGATGATGATAATGAGCCAGAAGAGAAGGAAGATGCTGAATCAAATGGAAACAGCGGTTCTGTTTCTTCAAAGAATGATAGTACCAATGATGAGAATGGTGATTCAAACAACGGGATCAAATCTGAATCTACTGATAATGAAGACCATTGTAAAAGTAATAGTTCCGACAAATCTGATGAAAACAAATCAGATGGAGCAGAGGATTCAAATATAAAAGATGAGCCTGCGGATAATGATTCCTCTGATGAGGCGAAAGCAGAAAATGATGAATCAAATGAAAAAGAAGCAGCTAACGATTCCTCAAAAAAAGATTCAGAAGTGGATGAAAACGACAATACAAGCGGTTCAAATGACCTTGTAATGGAAAACTTTGATGTTGAATCCATCAATACTGATCTCGAAGATGATGATATTTGGGAAGATGTTGAAATCAGCCCCGAAGAGATCGACAGAATAAACGAAGAGATCGACGAAATCATAAGTAACGAAATTATTTTTGAAAAAAAGAATATAAATGACGATAAATTGATCGATTTCCCGGATATACAAGGAAGAGGTTTTACAAAAGCAAAATGTAAAAACGTTGTTCTTGACGGTACATCATCATCTCTTTCAACGGCATATGAAAACGAAGTATCATGCATTGCCGGAGATATAGATAAACTTGCTGAAAAGCTGAAAAGAGCATCTGCAAAACCTAACACTGTAAAAACAAGACGTTCTTCGGGTCGTTTATCGGTTGACAGGTATTCGCGTTTTGATGCTCATCCTACCACAAAACTCTTTGACAAAAGAAGAACAGCCGGAGAAAATGATTTAGCAGTCTTTATATCTGTTGACGAAAGCGGATCTATGAGCTGCGGGCGGCGTTCAAATTCCGCAAGGAGGGCAGCGATCGGCATAGCTGAAGCGTGTGCTAAAGCTAAAATACCACTTTATATCATGGGCTTTACTGCAGATATAGACGGATACGAGGCGTATCACTTACATTACGTTCGATGGAAAAACACCATCGATGAACGTTATTCTCTTATGAATATATCTGCCAGAATGAATAATTTTGACGGATATAGTATAAGATATGCTTCGAGACTTCTTCAAAAAAGAACCGAGAAAAATAAGCTGTTGATTGTAATTTCTGATGGTCAGCCTGCAGCGCAAGCATATAGAAATTATTCAAATATTGGCGTTGCAGACACTAAAGATGCTGTACGTCAAGCAACCGCTGATGGTCTTGTCGTTCACGGAATCGCTATTGGCGGAACGGATGACGAGGTCTTGAAAGAAATCTATGGAGTAAATTTCACAGAAAACGACAATCTCTCTGATCTACTCAGGGATTTTGGCTCAGCGATCCTAAAACAATTAATTAAGGAAAGGTGA
- a CDS encoding ribonuclease III domain-containing protein has translation MHEKKWPENCVWPRPRWDLADKLSHSNIPIRNSKDVQKYFNEDYPKIKEYMDEQVRIGRLNPDYTLNKNYYNIYIQNHTCKTPEELKELKLLQLEQDEECEYEWRPEIGDGFWDGKFLIENYESAPADFANLHKISVNDAGNDPVSYLSSITGYKFQNENLLRQAFTRKAFKEEYHLTRCSEQFEFLGNAVLNAMVTKEIVKQSILNLPEYVDGVAWLNSERDKGYMTKLRTQYVNKEFLAERATTLGFDRFILYGKGEKKSQNSRGDIIEAIIGAVAFDCNWDWSTLEKVVFNLINFCIPHLGHECYFDEMNKWHQKHFGKIPEYKVFQKNKPDDTECFECVIRFSLPENDKGIETIQEKVGKEGSTRSLAKENAAKKAVDFLKEIGLWLVLENINIEPRVEDAINQLQELYQKKYIDKPEYEFVRIAKVWACECKYNGIQNFAYSKNKTDAKKKAAFYSLTEFIMKSGLEYDKWFSMMLDLIEEERPLRECILEYDRKKSKTED, from the coding sequence ATGCATGAAAAAAAGTGGCCGGAAAACTGTGTGTGGCCGAGACCGAGATGGGATTTAGCAGATAAGTTATCTCATTCAAATATACCTATTAGGAACTCAAAAGATGTTCAAAAATATTTTAATGAAGATTACCCCAAAATCAAAGAGTATATGGACGAACAGGTAAGGATAGGCAGACTGAATCCTGATTATACACTTAATAAAAACTATTATAATATATATATCCAAAACCATACCTGTAAAACTCCAGAGGAGTTGAAGGAACTTAAGCTTCTTCAACTTGAACAAGATGAAGAATGTGAGTATGAGTGGCGCCCTGAAATAGGAGACGGATTTTGGGATGGGAAATTCCTTATCGAAAATTATGAGAGCGCCCCTGCTGATTTTGCAAACCTTCATAAAATATCCGTTAATGACGCTGGAAATGATCCTGTAAGTTATCTGAGCAGTATAACTGGATACAAATTTCAAAATGAGAACCTGCTAAGACAAGCTTTTACGAGGAAAGCCTTTAAGGAAGAATATCATCTTACGCGGTGCAGCGAACAATTTGAATTTTTAGGTAATGCAGTACTGAATGCAATGGTGACAAAAGAAATCGTCAAACAGAGCATATTAAATTTACCGGAGTACGTCGATGGAGTAGCATGGTTAAATTCGGAACGAGACAAGGGTTATATGACAAAACTTCGTACACAGTATGTTAACAAGGAATTCCTTGCCGAACGCGCAACTACACTGGGGTTTGACCGTTTCATTCTTTATGGTAAAGGCGAGAAAAAATCACAAAACAGCCGCGGAGATATTATAGAAGCAATCATAGGTGCTGTAGCTTTTGACTGCAACTGGGATTGGTCCACTCTTGAGAAAGTCGTATTTAATTTGATCAATTTCTGTATACCACATTTGGGGCATGAGTGTTATTTTGACGAAATGAACAAATGGCATCAGAAGCATTTTGGCAAGATACCAGAGTATAAAGTTTTTCAAAAAAACAAGCCTGATGATACAGAGTGTTTTGAATGTGTGATACGATTTTCTCTGCCCGAAAATGATAAAGGGATCGAAACGATTCAGGAAAAAGTCGGGAAAGAAGGATCAACTCGTTCTTTGGCAAAAGAAAATGCCGCAAAAAAAGCAGTGGATTTTTTAAAGGAAATCGGTTTATGGCTTGTTTTAGAAAACATAAATATCGAGCCGAGAGTAGAAGATGCGATAAATCAGCTTCAGGAATTGTATCAAAAGAAATATATTGACAAACCCGAATACGAATTTGTACGTATTGCTAAAGTCTGGGCGTGTGAATGCAAATACAATGGTATACAAAACTTTGCATATTCCAAAAACAAAACTGATGCTAAAAAGAAAGCAGCTTTCTATTCGCTTACTGAATTCATCATGAAATCAGGTTTAGAATATGATAAATGGTTCTCAATGATGCTTGATCTGATAGAAGAAGAACGACCGTTACGCGAATGTATCCTGGAATATGATCGAAAAAAATCAAAAACTGAAGACTGA
- a CDS encoding DNA topoisomerase, with the protein MVGILTEKNSAYENFKKALGGVSGIYNGEQFILTHAKGHLYQFEEPYKQVDASLSGKYKSWNIDFLPWDEKEFKWRRIKKPGSDALLKEIYNVLSKCDEIVIATDDDPSGEGELLAWEILSELKLRPRKYSRMYFPDEAAGNIQKAFVSRKEIPSMDKDMDYIKALYRTKWDFISIQFTRIATIFGDGRSVLRQGRLKSAMVWLVGEQLKAVSEYKKTPFYQTRFKDENGNVYTNNSEEKYKNKSDVPSKYKPSGVVVDSKEIKSQPPGKLLDLAALSSILSAKGIKASELLATYQKMYEDQIVSYPRTEDKKITIDQFNELLPKIDAIANVVGVKTSLLTHRIPRKTHISTGCAHGANRPGPVVPKSLADLKKYGKGAAEIYTTLAKNYLAMLAEDYEYEFQKGHIEMYPEFIGKIAVPKKIGYKAVFNYADDDEEKTIGKELGKTASPFIHEGFAKKPTVPTQKWLMKQLEKYDVGTGATRVSTYSEVTDESAKFPLLVDKKGKITMTQCGEMSYRILPGTNIGNIKITEQVMLNMKEIAAGKSDPEKLLAEIRELVKHDIEVMKKNGAAMRTALSIKPVEIKDKVVGEWKGKTIRISSVWGGHTFTNEELNDLFAGKSIKLTGIRSKEGNVYNVIGKLAEQEYKGHKFIGFQREKYV; encoded by the coding sequence TTGGTAGGGATTTTAACCGAAAAAAATAGTGCTTATGAGAACTTTAAAAAGGCGCTGGGCGGCGTAAGCGGTATATACAACGGAGAGCAATTTATTCTTACTCATGCAAAAGGTCATTTGTATCAATTCGAGGAACCTTACAAGCAGGTCGATGCTTCTTTATCCGGAAAATACAAGTCTTGGAACATCGACTTTCTTCCCTGGGATGAAAAGGAATTTAAATGGAGAAGGATAAAGAAGCCCGGATCTGATGCACTGCTTAAGGAAATTTATAATGTACTGTCTAAGTGTGATGAAATCGTCATTGCAACTGATGATGATCCTTCCGGAGAGGGTGAACTGCTTGCATGGGAGATATTGAGTGAACTGAAGCTTAGACCGAGAAAATATTCAAGAATGTACTTCCCGGATGAAGCAGCGGGAAACATCCAGAAGGCTTTTGTAAGCAGAAAAGAGATTCCTTCTATGGATAAAGATATGGACTATATAAAGGCTCTATATCGCACCAAATGGGATTTTATTTCCATTCAGTTCACTAGGATCGCTACCATATTCGGAGATGGAAGGTCCGTACTCAGGCAAGGACGTTTAAAATCTGCAATGGTATGGCTTGTAGGCGAGCAGCTTAAAGCTGTAAGCGAATACAAAAAAACGCCATTTTATCAGACGAGGTTTAAAGATGAAAATGGTAATGTGTATACCAATAACTCCGAAGAAAAATATAAAAACAAATCTGATGTTCCTAGTAAATATAAGCCTTCCGGCGTTGTTGTTGATTCAAAAGAGATTAAATCACAGCCACCCGGGAAGCTGCTGGATCTTGCAGCATTATCTTCAATATTATCTGCCAAGGGAATAAAAGCAAGCGAACTTTTGGCTACCTATCAGAAAATGTACGAAGACCAGATCGTAAGTTATCCACGAACTGAAGATAAAAAGATAACTATAGATCAGTTTAATGAACTTCTCCCCAAAATAGACGCAATTGCTAATGTAGTAGGAGTCAAGACTTCCCTGTTGACACATAGGATTCCGCGTAAAACTCATATTTCAACGGGTTGTGCGCATGGAGCTAACCGGCCCGGCCCGGTAGTCCCTAAATCGCTGGCAGATCTAAAAAAGTACGGAAAGGGAGCTGCAGAGATATACACAACGCTTGCCAAAAACTATTTGGCAATGCTGGCGGAAGACTATGAATATGAATTTCAAAAAGGGCATATAGAGATGTATCCAGAATTTATTGGAAAAATTGCTGTCCCGAAAAAAATAGGATACAAAGCGGTATTTAATTATGCAGATGATGACGAAGAAAAAACTATAGGTAAAGAACTCGGAAAAACTGCATCACCGTTTATACATGAGGGATTTGCAAAGAAACCCACTGTGCCAACACAGAAATGGTTAATGAAACAACTTGAAAAATATGACGTTGGCACAGGTGCCACACGAGTAAGTACCTATTCTGAGGTTACAGACGAATCAGCCAAATTTCCGTTACTTGTAGATAAAAAGGGTAAGATAACTATGACCCAGTGCGGTGAAATGAGTTACAGGATCTTGCCGGGAACGAATATAGGAAATATAAAGATAACAGAACAGGTCATGCTTAACATGAAGGAAATAGCTGCAGGAAAAAGTGATCCGGAGAAACTGCTTGCTGAGATCCGGGAATTAGTAAAGCATGATATAGAGGTCATGAAAAAAAACGGAGCTGCTATGCGTACTGCATTGTCTATCAAGCCGGTTGAGATCAAGGATAAGGTCGTTGGTGAATGGAAAGGAAAAACCATTAGGATCAGTTCTGTATGGGGTGGGCATACATTTACAAATGAAGAATTAAATGATTTGTTTGCGGGAAAATCCATCAAACTAACTGGGATCAGAAGTAAAGAAGGAAATGTTTACAACGTGATTGGAAAACTTGCAGAGCAAGAATATAAGGGACATAAATTTATAGGCTTTCAACGAGAAAAATATGTATAA
- a CDS encoding PP2C family protein-serine/threonine phosphatase: MIVFDGMSDIGVNRERQEDVIYQFALDTETFVFIVADGIGGIEGQYNPASIACAEVINLIKRRFDREGTAIFDNADSLMDEAFYLANRVLGVFNAVNDERFPNFGCSMTCCVIHKEKVYFAHCGNTRLQWITTNKNKEPKIIQMTVDHTANYNEYLQNKIDEREYMESVAMHQLTSNIGSFAEPQIQTGSFDFKNGVIVITSDGIHCALWQHIIMELVLTADNTKSAVRALIDAAKIRKYEDNMSTIVIFNEKSSEKG; the protein is encoded by the coding sequence ATGATAGTATTTGATGGAATGAGTGACATTGGCGTTAATCGTGAAAGGCAGGAAGATGTTATTTATCAGTTCGCCTTAGATACTGAAACTTTTGTATTTATCGTAGCAGATGGTATAGGAGGAATTGAGGGACAGTATAATCCTGCAAGTATTGCATGCGCCGAAGTGATCAACCTGATAAAAAGGCGCTTTGACCGTGAAGGAACAGCCATCTTTGATAATGCGGACAGTTTAATGGATGAGGCTTTTTATCTTGCTAACAGAGTTCTCGGAGTATTCAATGCTGTTAATGACGAACGTTTTCCCAACTTCGGCTGCAGCATGACCTGTTGTGTTATTCATAAAGAGAAGGTATATTTTGCACATTGCGGAAACACAAGACTTCAGTGGATCACCACAAATAAGAACAAAGAGCCAAAAATCATTCAGATGACAGTTGATCATACGGCAAACTACAATGAGTACCTGCAGAATAAAATAGATGAAAGAGAGTACATGGAAAGCGTGGCTATGCACCAGCTGACGAGCAATATAGGCTCATTTGCTGAACCTCAGATACAGACAGGTTCTTTTGATTTTAAGAATGGTGTCATAGTGATAACATCTGATGGTATTCATTGTGCTCTCTGGCAGCATATCATTATGGAACTTGTACTTACAGCTGATAATACAAAATCAGCTGTAAGAGCCTTGATAGATGCTGCAAAGATCAGGAAATACGAAGATAATATGTCAACCATAGTTATTTTTAATGAGAAGAGTAGCGAGAAAGGATAA